ATCGCACAGGGCAATGAATTTTAAGCTTACTCATCATTCAAGAATTAGAGCAATGCAACGATTAGTTCTACAAGAAAAGAGTGAACTATTCATTGATTCTGAAATCAATGAGATCTTAAGAGATATCATCCCTTATTATGTGGATGCTAAGAATTTTGCTTATTATGAGATTCCACCAAAATTCTTAGTTGAACCGAATAAAAGAACATATGCAATTGTTGATTTAAACAATTGCACGATCACAAGTATTACACCAATCTCACCTAATAAGTTTATTAAGATTTATAGTATGAATTAAATCTATTCATCGATTAGATATTCGTAATCACAGATTACGATCACATCATTAGGCTTAGCACCCATCTTTTTAAGTTGGTCTTCGACACCTAATGATTTAATTTTTTGTCCTAATCTGGTGATGTTATCTAAAGTCGTTTGAGGAATCTTCTTAAATCAGTAAGTAAGTTTTTTAGATGAAACGATCCAGCGGTTATCCCCATCTTTAATTACATCTAAAGGATCATCGTCAATCGTTTTTTCACCATCGTAGTAATAAACTTTTTCAGCCACCATTGGGATTGAAAATGGATTGTCTTCAGTTGATACTGACAACGTTTTTTGATAAAGATCAAAAACGCGATCAACTAAATTATTTACATCTCCATTAATCGCTGAGATTGATCCAATATCAATATTCTTTTTAGCTAAATAAGCTCTTAGTTCATTGAAATTTTCACTAGCACCTTCAACGTCCATTTTATTTGCTACTACTAGCATCTTTTTATTAACTAATAATTGAGAATATTTCTTTAATTCGGTCATGATCTTTTCATAAGCATCAATCACATCATCATGATCAAGTGGATTCATTGAGATTAAATGAATCAACACTTCACAACGTTCAACGTGACGTAAGAAATCATGACCTAGTCCATAACCTTCACTGGCGTTTTCAATTAGTCCAGGAATATCAGCAAACACTAAGCGTTTGTCATTATTTTCAACAATTCCTAATATTGGTACTAATGTCGTAAATTGATAATTAGCAATCTTTGGTTTAGCATTAGACAACTTTGAAATCAATGTAGATTTACCAGCATTGGGATAACCAACAATTCCAACATTTGCCAAATACTTCAACTCTAATCTAACGGTTTTTTCTTCACCTTCATCACCTAACTCATATAAGTTAGGTGCACGTAGAGTTGAAGATTTAAAAGCAGCATTACCTCGTCCACCCTTACCACCGTGACAGATAATATATTCTTGCTTATCACGAATTAAATCAACGATTACTTCGTTAGTTTCTTCATCATAAACAGTAGTTCCAATCGGAACCTTAACATACTTATCATTACCATTCTGACCAGATGATAGATCAGGTTTACCATTATCCCCATTACTAGCTCGAATAATCTTAGAATACTTCAAACTTAATAAGGTTGACTGGTTGTGATCAGCGACCAGGATAATATTACCACCCTTACCACCACTTCCACCAGCAGGTCCACCCTTATCATAGTGTGCTTCTCTTCTTCAGGCAATGATCCCATCACCACCATTACCAGCAATTAGTTTAATTTGACATCGATCGATAAATTGCATATTTATTATTTATTCTTATCAGAGATTGTAATCGTTTGAGCTTCAGGTTTTTTTAATTGTTTAATTTCTTGATTACGTTTTAATTTATTTTTATTTTCTTCAACTAGATCGTTTAAATAAACGTAATCATTTTTAAGATCTAATCTAACCATAAGTTTATTAATGATAAATACCAATAGAAAAAAACTAATACTAAAGACTAAGATCACTAACACGATTCTGCCAAAGATAACTAATCCTTGGTTGGCAAACTTAAATAGTCCAGATAAGATGATCGTGATTAGTGCAATACTAAAACTATAAGTTAATGGAATTAGATCATAAGCGGTTTGTTTAAATGCATATCTTATCAATAAGATAAATAAGAAGTACACCCCAAGTGGAGGGATGATGAATGCCAAGATCAAAGGATTAAAATTCTTTTCATTAATCATCTGATCTTGGGTAATGATCACCCCTTCACCCAACAACCAATTTAATTTTAAAAGATTAAACTCACCAAACAAAACCCAGATAATTACATAATAACCCACAACAAAAATTAGTAAGAACAACGTAATAATCAGTGGGTGAGTTTTCTTGTATAGCGAGCTTTTAAAATACTCCATAAAATACTTACTAATTATATAAAAATATCATTTTTAACTTTTAAGTTTGAGATAAAAAAATCAATCAACTACTAGCTGATTGATTCAAGATTAATTATTTTAGCGTTGTTTTAAGATGTTGTGGTTTTAGCTGCCATTACAGCAAAGACCGTACCAACAATACAACCAACACATAATAAGGTTAAAAAGATAATAATCAACACCTTAGTTCATTGGGGTAACTTATCAAGTTTAGAATTACTTTGGTATTCATAAACTTCGTTATGCTTATCGGTTTTTAATTCAAGATTTAATTGTTCTTGTTCTTGAATTAATTTGGTATGACTTTGTTTAACGTCTTCAAGATCAGGTTGACTAGTTGGTTCGTTATCTTCTTTTAACATCGCTTAGATAATATAAGAAATTAAATTACTTTTGGTTTTTAGCTTGTAAGTATAATGCACGAATCATTGGTGATAAACCAAGACCTAACTTATCAGATCCAGTTCC
The Mycoplasma tullyi genome window above contains:
- the obgE gene encoding GTPase ObgE, producing MQFIDRCQIKLIAGNGGDGIIAWRREAHYDKGGPAGGSGGKGGNIILVADHNQSTLLSLKYSKIIRASNGDNGKPDLSSGQNGNDKYVKVPIGTTVYDEETNEVIVDLIRDKQEYIICHGGKGGRGNAAFKSSTLRAPNLYELGDEGEEKTVRLELKYLANVGIVGYPNAGKSTLISKLSNAKPKIANYQFTTLVPILGIVENNDKRLVFADIPGLIENASEGYGLGHDFLRHVERCEVLIHLISMNPLDHDDVIDAYEKIMTELKKYSQLLVNKKMLVVANKMDVEGASENFNELRAYLAKKNIDIGSISAINGDVNNLVDRVFDLYQKTLSVSTEDNPFSIPMVAEKVYYYDGEKTIDDDPLDVIKDGDNRWIVSSKKLTYWFKKIPQTTLDNITRLGQKIKSLGVEDQLKKMGAKPNDVIVICDYEYLIDE
- a CDS encoding MPN565 family protein; the encoded protein is MEYFKSSLYKKTHPLIITLFLLIFVVGYYVIIWVLFGEFNLLKLNWLLGEGVIITQDQMINEKNFNPLILAFIIPPLGVYFLFILLIRYAFKQTAYDLIPLTYSFSIALITIILSGLFKFANQGLVIFGRIVLVILVFSISFFLLVFIINKLMVRLDLKNDYVYLNDLVEENKNKLKRNQEIKQLKKPEAQTITISDKNK